A single Pyxicephalus adspersus chromosome 8, UCB_Pads_2.0, whole genome shotgun sequence DNA region contains:
- the P4HTM gene encoding transmembrane prolyl 4-hydroxylase isoform X2, which translates to MESPLTGGPPPPPQDEPPPPHLPPRDRLAGLQKGNSVCSRSYFVVVMVFVHVYILNVIALLLYVYYSNGQLGSDSTTGGPATESTTPATARGQDTADIPYSHLPRLEGIKVGHKQKIELVPNKIQHMETLSLKPLLFEIPNFLTEEECKLLIHLAQLKGLQASQILPVDGYKEAIESLEISKTDIFNLLDHNQDGQLELKEVLTHSRLGNGRWMTPENIREMYAAVKADPDGNGVLSLDEFKKLNLRDFHKYLGNREITMNDLVRNSQHTWLYQGEGAHRVLRSIRQRVIKLTRLPQDVVENSEPLQVVRYNKGGHYHAHMDSGPVFPETACTHTKLMTNETADFETSCRYVTILFYLNNVTRGGETTFPVADNRTYEEMSLIQNDIDLRDTRKHCDKGNLRIKPRQGTAVFWYNYLSDGEGWVGDVDDFALHGGCLVTEGTKWIANNWINVDPNKTRQLRFQQEMARYAKDDTEKQKEWTVDKSYRDMHVDL; encoded by the exons ATGGAGAGCCCGCTGACCGGGGGACCCCCGCCGCCCCCTCAGGATGAACCCCCGCCTCCACACCTGCCGCCCCGGGACCGACTGGCCGGGCTGCAGAAGGGTAACAGCGTGTGCTCCCGGTCCTACTTCGTAGTGGTGATGGTGTTCGTTCACGTCTACATCCTGAATGTCATCGCTCTGCTGCTCTACGTCTACTATAGCAATGGACAGCTAGGAAGTGACAGCACCACCGGGGGGCCGGCCACTGAATCCACGACTCCTGCTACTGCCAGAGGCCAGGACACTGCGGACATCCCCTACAGCCACCTCCCCCGCCTGGAGGGCATCAAG GTTGGTCACAAGCAGAAGATTGAGCTGGTTCCCAACAAAATTCAGCACATGGAAACGCTAAGTCTAAAGCCTCTTCTGTTCG aaatcCCTAACTTCCTGACAGAGGAAGAATGCAAGCTTCTGATCCACCTGGCCCAACTGAAAGGTCTACAGGCCAGCCAGATTCTGCCTGTCGATGGCTACAAGGAAGCCATAGAGAGCCTGGAAATAAGCAAGACTGACATCTTTAACTTGCTGGACCATAATCAAGATGGACAATTGGAATTAAAAGAG GTCCTCACACATTCCCGTCTTGGTAATGGAAGATGGATGACTCCAGAGAATATTCGGGAGATGTATGCGGCAGTCAAAGCTGATCCAGATGGAAACG GGGTTCTAAGCTTGGATGAATTCAAGAAACTGAACCTAAGGGACTTCCACAAATACCTGGGGAACCGAGAGATAACCATGAATGATTTGGTGAGAAACAGCCAGCACACATGGCTCTACCAAGGAGAGGGTGCTCACAGGGTACTACGCTCTATCCGCCAGAG AGTCATCAAGTTGACCCGTTTGCCCCAAGATGTGGTGGAGAACAGCGAGCCTCTACAAGTGGTGAGATATAACAAAGGAGGGCATTACCATGCCCACATGGACAGCGGACCAGTGTTTCCTGAAACGGCATGCACCCACACTAAACTAATGACCAATGAAACGGCTGATTTTGAAACCTCCTGTCG atatgTCACCATTCTTTTTTACCTGAACAACGTTACTAGGGGAGGAGAGACCACATTTCCAGTCGCTGATAACCGGACCTATGAGGAGATG TCTTTAATCCAAAATGACATTGATCTGAGGGATACAAGAAAACATTGCGACAAGGGGAACCTGAGAATTAAACCCCGGCAAGGAACAGCTGTCTTCTGGTACAATTATCTGTCGGATGGCGAAG GCTGGGTGGGAGATGTGGATGATTTTGCTCTACATGGAGGTTGCCTGGTGACAGAAGGAACCAAGTGGATTGCCAACAACTGGATCAATGTAGATCCCAACAAGACCCGCCAGCTCAGGTTTCAGCAGGAAATGGCACGCTACGCCAAAGATGACACTGAGAAACAGAAGGAGTGGACTGTGGACAAGTCTTACAGGGACATGCATGTTGATCTATGA
- the P4HTM gene encoding transmembrane prolyl 4-hydroxylase isoform X1, whose protein sequence is MESPLTGGPPPPPQDEPPPPHLPPRDRLAGLQKGNSVCSRSYFVVVMVFVHVYILNVIALLLYVYYSNGQLGSDSTTGGPATESTTPATARGQDTADIPYSHLPRLEGIKVGHKQKIELVPNKIQHMETLSLKPLLFEIPNFLTEEECKLLIHLAQLKGLQASQILPVDGYKEAIESLEISKTDIFNLLDHNQDGQLELKEVLTHSRLGNGRWMTPENIREMYAAVKADPDGNGTYWVLSLDEFKKLNLRDFHKYLGNREITMNDLVRNSQHTWLYQGEGAHRVLRSIRQRVIKLTRLPQDVVENSEPLQVVRYNKGGHYHAHMDSGPVFPETACTHTKLMTNETADFETSCRYVTILFYLNNVTRGGETTFPVADNRTYEEMSLIQNDIDLRDTRKHCDKGNLRIKPRQGTAVFWYNYLSDGEGWVGDVDDFALHGGCLVTEGTKWIANNWINVDPNKTRQLRFQQEMARYAKDDTEKQKEWTVDKSYRDMHVDL, encoded by the exons ATGGAGAGCCCGCTGACCGGGGGACCCCCGCCGCCCCCTCAGGATGAACCCCCGCCTCCACACCTGCCGCCCCGGGACCGACTGGCCGGGCTGCAGAAGGGTAACAGCGTGTGCTCCCGGTCCTACTTCGTAGTGGTGATGGTGTTCGTTCACGTCTACATCCTGAATGTCATCGCTCTGCTGCTCTACGTCTACTATAGCAATGGACAGCTAGGAAGTGACAGCACCACCGGGGGGCCGGCCACTGAATCCACGACTCCTGCTACTGCCAGAGGCCAGGACACTGCGGACATCCCCTACAGCCACCTCCCCCGCCTGGAGGGCATCAAG GTTGGTCACAAGCAGAAGATTGAGCTGGTTCCCAACAAAATTCAGCACATGGAAACGCTAAGTCTAAAGCCTCTTCTGTTCG aaatcCCTAACTTCCTGACAGAGGAAGAATGCAAGCTTCTGATCCACCTGGCCCAACTGAAAGGTCTACAGGCCAGCCAGATTCTGCCTGTCGATGGCTACAAGGAAGCCATAGAGAGCCTGGAAATAAGCAAGACTGACATCTTTAACTTGCTGGACCATAATCAAGATGGACAATTGGAATTAAAAGAG GTCCTCACACATTCCCGTCTTGGTAATGGAAGATGGATGACTCCAGAGAATATTCGGGAGATGTATGCGGCAGTCAAAGCTGATCCAGATGGAAACGGTACATATT GGGTTCTAAGCTTGGATGAATTCAAGAAACTGAACCTAAGGGACTTCCACAAATACCTGGGGAACCGAGAGATAACCATGAATGATTTGGTGAGAAACAGCCAGCACACATGGCTCTACCAAGGAGAGGGTGCTCACAGGGTACTACGCTCTATCCGCCAGAG AGTCATCAAGTTGACCCGTTTGCCCCAAGATGTGGTGGAGAACAGCGAGCCTCTACAAGTGGTGAGATATAACAAAGGAGGGCATTACCATGCCCACATGGACAGCGGACCAGTGTTTCCTGAAACGGCATGCACCCACACTAAACTAATGACCAATGAAACGGCTGATTTTGAAACCTCCTGTCG atatgTCACCATTCTTTTTTACCTGAACAACGTTACTAGGGGAGGAGAGACCACATTTCCAGTCGCTGATAACCGGACCTATGAGGAGATG TCTTTAATCCAAAATGACATTGATCTGAGGGATACAAGAAAACATTGCGACAAGGGGAACCTGAGAATTAAACCCCGGCAAGGAACAGCTGTCTTCTGGTACAATTATCTGTCGGATGGCGAAG GCTGGGTGGGAGATGTGGATGATTTTGCTCTACATGGAGGTTGCCTGGTGACAGAAGGAACCAAGTGGATTGCCAACAACTGGATCAATGTAGATCCCAACAAGACCCGCCAGCTCAGGTTTCAGCAGGAAATGGCACGCTACGCCAAAGATGACACTGAGAAACAGAAGGAGTGGACTGTGGACAAGTCTTACAGGGACATGCATGTTGATCTATGA
- the LOC140337073 gene encoding secreted frizzled-related protein 5-like, translated as MIRAQQCQHLRPCGWSVVFLVCFLTCGSRAMYVDFVSSSSRCMTIPKHMPLCYGIGYTEMRIPNLLEHETMAEVIQQSSSWLPLLARECHPDARIFLCSLFAPICLEGDRLIKPCRSLCESVRNSCAPIMACYGYPWPEILKCDQFPMDHGMCISTITNSTSSRRTVPRASCRDCELDEVSGAKEILDTFCTNDFIVKVRITKRNTTSSSVSDFDMDSKVDILKHGPLSRADLFPRLQQWLDLDATCVQNIMRGTRTGTYVIGGDVQDDKLVVNNAYPWQKKNKNLHFAVKKWKHHRCRS; from the exons ATGATAAGAGCACAGCAATGCCAACATCTTAGGCCCTGTGGGTGGTCAGTGGTCTTTTTGGTGTGCTTCTTGACATGTGGATCTAGGGCCATGTATGTGGACTTTGTGAGCAGTTCCTCCAGATGTATGACCATACCAAAGCATATGCCTCTGTGCTATGGAATTGGATACACAGAAATGAGGATTCCAAACTTGCTGGAGCATGAGACCATGGCTGAGGTGATCCAACAGTCTTCTAGCTGGTTGCCCCTACTTGCGCGTGAATGTCACCCAGATGCGAGGATATTCCTATGTTCGCTTTTTGCACCTATTTGTTTAGAAGG agACAGGCTCATCAAGCCGTGCCGCAGCCTGTGTGAGTCGGTGAGGAACAGCTGTGCACCAATCATGGCTTGTTATGGATACCCCTGGCCAGAGATTCTAAAATGTGACCAGTTTCCTATGGACCATGGCATGTGCATCTCCACAATTACAAACAGCACGAGCAGTCGGAGAA CAGTGCCTCGAGCCAGCTGCAGGGACTGTGAACTCGATGAAGTCAGCGGTGCCAAGGAGATCCTGGATACGTTCTGCACTAATGATTTCA ttgTAAAAGTCCGCATCACGAAAAGAAATACAACCTCGTCCTCCGTTTCAGACTTTGACATGGATTCTAAGGTGGATATTTTAAAACACGGCCCACTCTCCAGGGCTGATCTCTTCCCCCGCCTCCAGCAGTGGTTGGACCTGGACGCCACCTGCGTGCAGAATATCATGCGTGGAACCCGCACGGGCACTTATGTTATTGGTGGTGACGTTCAGGACGACAAACTGGTGGTGAACAATGCCTACCCCTGGCAGAAAAAGAACAAGAACCTACATTTTGCCGTAAAGAAATGGAAGCATCACCGGTGTCGATCATAG